In the Paenibacillus sp. FSL H7-0357 genome, one interval contains:
- a CDS encoding Gfo/Idh/MocA family protein, translated as MTILGAAIIGCGAIAPLHAKAIAAQSGGQLLAAVDIDVAKAAAFGEEYGCGALTDYKELLNRADIDIVHLCTPHDLHAQMAVDLLEAGKHVLTEKPMAVDLPSAQRMLKAAEHSKGQLGIVFQNRYNEPSIKIKETIESGVLGPLVCMKGVVTWYRSPEYYKESNWRGKWTSEGGGVLINQTIHTLDLLQWFGGEISSVQGSVSTDVLDGVIEVEDTAHACINFRNKVRGLFYGSNAYLVNSPVELEIVFEQGTLLLRRDCLYLWKDGRETLLSEPGVSGIQGKSYWGTGHQRLIHDFYDHVREGRPFWIDGSEGLKTLELIAGIYSSSGIEKKTYPWQTAPSN; from the coding sequence ATGACAATACTTGGAGCAGCCATAATCGGCTGCGGAGCAATAGCTCCCTTGCATGCCAAGGCGATCGCGGCACAATCAGGGGGACAACTGCTGGCAGCTGTAGATATTGATGTGGCCAAAGCGGCAGCATTTGGAGAAGAATATGGCTGCGGCGCGCTAACAGATTATAAAGAGCTTTTGAACAGAGCTGATATTGATATCGTCCACCTCTGCACACCGCATGATCTGCATGCGCAGATGGCGGTCGATCTGCTGGAGGCGGGCAAACATGTCTTAACAGAAAAACCGATGGCGGTTGACCTGCCTTCTGCCCAGCGCATGCTGAAAGCTGCGGAGCACAGCAAAGGCCAGCTCGGCATCGTATTTCAGAACCGCTACAATGAACCCTCTATCAAGATTAAGGAGACCATTGAATCCGGCGTGCTGGGGCCGCTTGTATGTATGAAGGGGGTTGTCACATGGTACAGGTCACCTGAGTACTACAAGGAGAGCAACTGGAGGGGGAAATGGACCTCAGAGGGCGGTGGGGTGCTGATCAACCAGACGATTCACACGCTAGATCTGCTGCAATGGTTCGGCGGTGAGATCTCATCAGTACAGGGAAGTGTAAGCACAGATGTCTTGGACGGAGTTATTGAAGTAGAGGATACGGCACATGCCTGCATCAACTTCAGGAATAAGGTCAGGGGACTTTTTTACGGCAGCAATGCCTACCTTGTTAACTCACCCGTAGAGCTGGAAATAGTGTTCGAACAAGGGACGCTGCTGCTGCGGAGGGATTGCCTGTATCTGTGGAAGGACGGCCGGGAAACGCTGCTCAGTGAGCCGGGGGTGTCAGGTATTCAAGGCAAGTCGTATTGGGGAACGGGGCATCAAAGACTGATTCATGACTTTTATGACCATGTCCGCGAAGGAAGACCATTCTGGATTGACGGCTCAGAAGGACTCAAAACACTGGAACTGATTGCAGGCATATACAGCTCCTCCGGGATTGAAAAAAAGACTTATCCTTGGCAGACCGCTCCCTCAAATTGA
- a CDS encoding Gfo/Idh/MocA family protein, whose protein sequence is MSRKDGMMYAPTHEARPVVKPGEFLIAAMALDHGHIYGMCNGLVEAGARLKWVFDPDPEKVKTFVSTYPGVQAARSAEEILEDPEVRLIAAAAVPSERGALGLKVMAHGKDYFTDKTPFTAMEQLEAAWTQTALTRQKYMTYFSERLHVESAVYAGQLIRQGVIGRVLQIIGMGPHRLSAPSRPDWFFQRDKYGGILCDIGSHQIEQFLYYADCRDAKVLHSKVANYNNSAYPELEDFGDATLVGDNGATQYFRVDWFTPDGLGTWGDGRTIIMGTEGYIELRKYSDIARSNTTDHVYWADRQGEHYEHVSGKIGFPFFGELILDCLQRTEFAMTQQHVFKAAELCLEAQAQAVNLTPETLIKA, encoded by the coding sequence ATGAGCAGAAAAGATGGAATGATGTATGCACCTACTCATGAAGCTAGACCGGTTGTAAAACCGGGTGAATTTTTGATCGCTGCGATGGCGCTGGATCACGGTCATATCTATGGGATGTGCAATGGTCTGGTCGAAGCAGGAGCCCGGTTGAAATGGGTCTTTGATCCCGATCCAGAGAAGGTAAAAACTTTTGTCAGCACTTATCCTGGTGTTCAAGCCGCACGCTCCGCCGAAGAAATTCTTGAGGATCCCGAGGTCCGGCTCATTGCAGCGGCCGCGGTTCCTTCCGAGAGAGGGGCGCTCGGACTCAAGGTGATGGCACACGGGAAGGATTATTTCACTGACAAAACGCCGTTTACGGCAATGGAACAGCTGGAAGCAGCGTGGACTCAAACTGCATTGACGCGGCAAAAGTACATGACTTATTTCAGCGAAAGATTGCATGTGGAGAGTGCGGTGTATGCCGGACAGCTGATTCGGCAGGGAGTGATCGGCCGTGTGCTTCAGATCATCGGAATGGGCCCTCACCGCTTGAGCGCACCAAGCCGTCCGGATTGGTTCTTCCAGCGGGACAAATATGGCGGAATCCTCTGCGACATCGGCAGTCACCAGATTGAACAATTCCTGTATTATGCGGATTGCCGCGATGCCAAGGTACTGCACAGCAAGGTTGCCAACTACAACAATTCTGCTTATCCTGAGCTGGAGGATTTCGGCGATGCAACACTTGTCGGCGACAACGGGGCGACGCAATATTTCCGTGTCGACTGGTTCACACCGGACGGACTGGGCACCTGGGGTGACGGCCGAACGATCATTATGGGAACGGAAGGGTATATCGAGCTGCGCAAATACAGCGATATTGCCCGCTCCAACACAACGGATCATGTCTATTGGGCAGACCGTCAAGGAGAGCATTATGAGCATGTTTCCGGCAAAATCGGCTTTCCGTTCTTTGGCGAGCTGATACTGGATTGCTTGCAACGGACAGAATTTGCTATGACCCAGCAGCATGTCTTCAAAGCGGCGGAGCTATGCCTGGAAGCTCAGGCCCAAGCGGTAAATCTTACGCCCGAGACACTCATAAAGGCCTGA
- the msrA gene encoding peptide-methionine (S)-S-oxide reductase MsrA — protein sequence MEQAMFAGGCFWCMVTPFEELPGIHGIVSGYAGGSVENPSYEQVKTGTTGHYEVVQISFDPALFPYDKLLELFWPQIDPTDDGGQFQDRGTQYRTAVFYYNEEQRLAALASKEQVAASGRFEGPVVTEILPAPVFYPAEDYHQDYHKKNPKHYKEDREQSGRDTFIAKHW from the coding sequence ATGGAACAGGCAATGTTTGCAGGAGGCTGCTTCTGGTGCATGGTTACACCCTTTGAAGAATTGCCGGGTATACACGGAATTGTATCAGGCTACGCCGGGGGTTCAGTGGAGAATCCAAGCTATGAACAGGTCAAGACAGGCACTACAGGACACTATGAGGTAGTGCAGATCAGCTTTGATCCGGCACTTTTCCCGTACGATAAGCTGCTTGAATTGTTCTGGCCGCAGATTGATCCGACTGATGACGGAGGACAATTCCAGGACCGGGGAACGCAGTACCGGACTGCGGTGTTTTATTATAATGAAGAGCAAAGACTGGCAGCTTTGGCTTCCAAAGAACAGGTAGCGGCCAGCGGGCGTTTCGAGGGACCTGTCGTTACGGAAATCCTGCCCGCACCGGTCTTTTACCCGGCAGAAGACTATCATCAGGATTATCACAAGAAGAACCCGAAGCATTATAAGGAAGACCGGGAACAGTCCGGCCGTGATACTTTTATCGCGAAGCACTGGTAA
- a CDS encoding sensor histidine kinase produces MKNNIIGFKLGVVIMSVFLIVLLSLGIVIDRMFTSFYYQEMQTEAEELASHFTAMAESKDTTNGQMMMSFAEFSNVSIFNISLDGKVLLHSGVHDSTDRSFIRAQDMQAIFTGQRVSFLYKDPSGYRYFVTGQPISSGDIITSALYVMSSTENMEHSLSTVRDILLLSGLGAFLLALGITWFIARILSRPLVQMQKATRKIAAGELETRLTISGNDEIGFLAGAINDLAMNLQHYRDTRQEFLANISHELRTPITYLQGYAKVVKGGLYETEEEKILYLDIIDQEAHRIQHLVDDLFELAKMEEGKIPLNLEEVDLALLVDQAVRKVELTAKEKGLQLNSSCTGEPIGLQGDGKRMEQIVMNLLENAIRYTDAGEVSVQLDFRVDSVAFIVEDTGIGIPEEELPYIFDRFYRVEKSRSRQYGGTGLGLSIVNKLVELLGGEIEITSRAGAGTRCRVVFYK; encoded by the coding sequence ATGAAAAACAACATCATCGGCTTTAAGCTGGGTGTCGTGATTATGTCGGTGTTTCTGATTGTTCTGCTCTCACTCGGGATAGTGATAGACCGGATGTTTACAAGCTTTTATTACCAGGAAATGCAGACGGAAGCTGAGGAACTGGCCTCCCATTTCACAGCAATGGCCGAATCCAAAGATACCACGAACGGTCAAATGATGATGTCCTTTGCGGAGTTTTCCAATGTCAGCATCTTTAACATCTCCTTGGATGGAAAAGTGTTGCTGCACTCCGGTGTTCATGATTCTACAGATCGCTCCTTTATCCGGGCTCAGGATATGCAAGCTATTTTCACCGGACAAAGGGTGAGCTTCTTGTACAAAGACCCGTCCGGCTACCGTTATTTTGTTACGGGACAACCCATCTCAAGCGGTGACATTATTACCTCGGCACTTTATGTGATGTCTTCCACGGAGAATATGGAACATTCCCTGTCTACGGTGAGAGATATACTGCTGCTGTCTGGTCTGGGCGCCTTTTTGCTTGCTTTGGGCATCACTTGGTTCATCGCCCGCATATTATCGCGTCCGCTTGTCCAAATGCAGAAGGCTACGCGCAAGATTGCGGCTGGTGAACTGGAAACGCGGCTCACGATCAGCGGCAACGATGAGATTGGCTTTCTTGCTGGTGCCATCAACGATTTGGCTATGAATCTGCAGCACTACAGGGATACACGCCAGGAGTTTCTCGCTAATATTTCCCATGAGCTGCGGACGCCGATCACCTATCTCCAGGGGTATGCCAAGGTGGTTAAGGGAGGGCTGTATGAGACGGAAGAAGAAAAAATACTCTACTTGGACATCATCGACCAAGAGGCGCACCGGATTCAACATCTGGTAGACGATTTGTTCGAATTGGCCAAAATGGAGGAGGGGAAAATACCGCTGAATCTGGAAGAGGTCGATTTGGCGCTGCTCGTCGATCAGGCGGTCCGCAAAGTCGAATTGACTGCTAAAGAAAAAGGGTTGCAGCTAAATTCCAGCTGTACCGGTGAACCGATTGGTTTGCAAGGGGATGGCAAACGGATGGAGCAAATCGTAATGAATCTGCTGGAAAACGCTATTCGTTATACCGATGCAGGAGAGGTTAGCGTCCAGCTGGATTTTCGCGTAGACTCAGTTGCATTTATCGTCGAGGACACAGGGATTGGCATTCCTGAGGAGGAGCTTCCGTATATCTTTGACCGGTTCTACAGAGTAGAGAAATCACGTTCACGGCAGTACGGAGGCACCGGTCTGGGGTTGTCCATTGTGAACAAATTGGTAGAATTGCTCGGGGGCGAGATTGAGATTACTAGCAGGGCCGGAGCCGGAACACGGTGTAGGGTTGTTTTTTATAAATAG
- a CDS encoding cell wall-binding repeat-containing protein, with protein sequence MKKIIQLSAVTLLLGTVLTACQSDKESAAPQSEQNPSAAISMPWIATKNTTRINTSDPVQAAVLVSRSLWTAETKANRPASVVLTNADNWQIAAVSTDLIHHPSNGPVLFLSKDGVPEVTLEELKRLNPLGAESNAGIQVVLVGPVADGVEEQLKALDLKVDKIEGEDPAAVAQAIDAYYAKVSGELPQSVIIGSMDSPEYTLPAVNWIAHMPEPLLYVAKDDIPASTAEALKKRGGDAAIYLLGPASVVSAKVEEQLGAYGTVTRISGDDPYANAIAFAKFKDEVSGFGWGITTPGHNLSLLTKDSTMLAIAAAPFSHLGKHAPLIFTEQDGLPDSVMNYMMELQPKFKDSPAEGPYNHAWLTGDTGTITSSAQSEIDDMLEITSASGDNPHSGH encoded by the coding sequence ATGAAGAAAATCATACAATTAAGCGCTGTGACATTGCTGCTTGGTACGGTGCTGACCGCCTGTCAATCGGATAAGGAATCAGCAGCTCCGCAAAGTGAACAGAATCCTTCTGCCGCGATTTCTATGCCCTGGATTGCGACCAAAAACACAACCCGGATCAACACCTCGGACCCGGTTCAGGCAGCGGTACTGGTGTCCCGGTCTTTATGGACGGCAGAAACCAAAGCCAACCGTCCTGCAAGCGTAGTCCTAACCAATGCGGATAACTGGCAAATTGCTGCAGTGAGTACTGACTTAATCCACCATCCGAGTAACGGGCCGGTCTTGTTCTTGAGCAAAGATGGCGTTCCGGAGGTTACGTTGGAAGAGCTTAAACGGCTGAATCCGCTGGGTGCCGAGAGCAATGCGGGCATCCAGGTCGTTCTGGTCGGACCCGTCGCGGACGGTGTGGAAGAGCAGCTTAAGGCACTGGATTTAAAGGTGGACAAGATAGAAGGTGAAGATCCTGCTGCTGTAGCTCAGGCGATTGACGCTTATTATGCCAAAGTATCCGGCGAGCTGCCGCAGAGTGTAATTATCGGCTCAATGGACAGCCCCGAATATACGCTGCCTGCAGTCAACTGGATTGCGCATATGCCTGAGCCTTTGTTATACGTAGCGAAGGATGATATCCCGGCCTCCACGGCAGAGGCGCTCAAAAAGCGCGGAGGCGATGCTGCCATTTACCTTCTAGGCCCAGCTTCTGTTGTCTCGGCAAAAGTCGAGGAGCAACTGGGAGCATATGGTACGGTAACTCGCATCTCCGGTGATGATCCTTATGCGAATGCGATTGCTTTTGCCAAATTCAAGGATGAGGTTAGCGGCTTCGGCTGGGGTATCACGACTCCGGGCCATAACCTATCCTTATTGACGAAGGATTCCACCATGCTGGCCATCGCCGCTGCGCCATTCTCCCATTTGGGAAAACATGCACCGTTAATCTTTACGGAACAAGACGGACTACCGGATTCGGTCATGAATTATATGATGGAGCTTCAGCCCAAGTTCAAGGATTCACCGGCAGAAGGTCCCTATAACCATGCCTGGCTAACCGGCGATACCGGCACAATAACCAGCAGTGCACAGAGCGAAATAGATGACATGCTCGAAATCACCTCCGCCTCTGGAGACAATCCCCATTCGGGGCACTAA
- a CDS encoding response regulator transcription factor produces MSKAQVLIVDDEWNMRNLLRIYLLQEGFAIKEASTGREALSMIEKHNFDLILLDVMMPDMDGWQVCQAVRESSQTPVLMLTARSETKDKVHGLGIGADDYLTKPFEPEELLARIHSLLRRSNMFRVSASQEQVLEYPELRIYPQAREVQVQGERILFTQKEFDLLHLLARSGQRVFTREELVEQLWGNDYGGETRVIDTHVKNIREKLLKAGLSYVPVQTVWGLGYKFQIPGNVE; encoded by the coding sequence TTGTCCAAAGCACAGGTTCTCATCGTTGACGATGAATGGAACATGCGGAATTTGCTGCGCATTTATTTGCTGCAGGAGGGTTTTGCTATTAAGGAAGCCTCCACCGGGCGCGAAGCCCTGTCCATGATAGAGAAACATAACTTCGACCTGATCCTGCTGGATGTAATGATGCCTGATATGGATGGCTGGCAGGTCTGCCAGGCGGTAAGGGAGAGCAGTCAGACGCCCGTTCTGATGCTTACCGCACGGTCGGAAACGAAAGATAAAGTACATGGGCTGGGCATCGGTGCGGATGATTATTTAACCAAACCGTTTGAACCGGAAGAATTGCTTGCGCGAATCCATTCCCTCTTGCGGCGTTCGAATATGTTCCGGGTTTCCGCGTCACAGGAGCAGGTGCTGGAGTACCCGGAGTTAAGGATTTATCCGCAGGCACGAGAGGTACAGGTTCAAGGTGAGAGGATCCTCTTTACACAGAAGGAATTTGATCTGCTGCATTTGCTGGCGCGCAGCGGGCAGCGCGTGTTTACGCGGGAAGAATTGGTAGAACAGCTCTGGGGCAATGACTACGGCGGTGAGACGCGGGTTATTGATACGCATGTTAAGAATATCCGCGAGAAGCTGCTGAAGGCAGGTCTTTCTTATGTACCGGTGCAAACCGTGTGGGGGCTCGGCTATAAATTCCAGATTCCCGGTAATGTCGAATGA